TTCCATTCGCTGACCGGCGAGAGTTAAATCGAGAACTATATGGTTTCTGGCAATCTCTGTGATGGCTTCATTGTTCGTCCAGATGGCCTTGTTATTCGGATGATCAATAGCTCGCCCCATGATTGTCACTTTCTGATCCGACACAAGAATAATTTTGGGATTCCAGATCTCAAGAAGTTCATCTTCGTCAATACCGTAAGAGATAACAGAACCGAGTTCGGGTGGAATATCACAGAAAGAAAATATGATGATATCCACCCCTCTATCCACCGCATCACGGATTTCCTGAACCAGTTTATCGTACTCCTTGCGCCATATCCCGAGAAACAGGGTCTCCATGGAACCGTTAATAGTCTCTCTCGCCCTCAGAATCAGATCCTTATAGCCGGTAATGTGCCAGAAGTCAAAAGCTTCTTCTTTAAGTTCGAGAGAATCGAGGGCCGTTTTGAGTGTATCCAGGCGGTCGGAAGTGAGCTGGCTGAAGTGCTCCAGGAGAGTTGAAGGTGGTAGCGGTATGAAACGCCTAGGAGATTCTCCAACTCCATTGATGATATTCATGGATTCAAGGTGATTAAGAACAGTGTAGATGGCCGACCGCGGTATTCCCGCCCTTTTACTCACCTCATATCCTGTAGCTGGGTTATTCCTCAGTAGAGTGATATATGTCTTGGCCGCATTTGCCGAAAAACCAAGGTCACCCAATGTCTCTACGATCATCTGCTCAGCACTCATCTTTTTCCCTCAGATCTCTAACACCCCTGACAATTATGGCGAAGTTTGGTTGCTCAATTATGGGGAAATAACTAAGTTTGCCTTTGCGTAACTCATTAGAGAGTTACTAAATATACACAAATTCCTGGAAACTGGGAACTGAAAAATGGAGCTGCGGCGATTTCTTTCTCTATCCATCACCCAGAGCAGAATGGAAACTGATCCTCGGTAAGGACGATAACGAAATCATCGATGCAAAATCGGTCAAGATGTTCGTCAGAAGTCAAGCTCCTGGCGGCCCTGACTGGATGCAAAAGTAAGTGTAGAGTACACAATCGAAGGGGGGGCGCTAACCTAGCTCTTTTTTTATTCTTTAACGGGTTTAGTGCTGAAGAGTATTGTGATGGCTAAATTACGGCGCATATTATGGGGTTTGATTTCAGACAAAATTGGCCGAAAAAAGTCCATAATTCTTATGACAACATTTCAAGGTGTAATTATGCTCATGGTGTACCATATATTTATTATGTACACTTATGAAATTGGTTTCATTGTAGGAGCTTCTATCATTGGATTTAACTTTGGTGGAAATTTTGCACTGTTCCCAGCAATTACTGCAGATTATTTTGGCAATAAAAATATTGGCAGTAATTATGGATGGGTTTTTTCTGCATATGGTGTTGCAGGGATTATTGGACCATTTATTGCTGGATATTTTAAAGATTCAGCTCAAACACTTACAGCTCCATCAGTATGGATGATTCCATTTATTATTGCAGGTGTTGCTTGTTTAGCAGGTACCCTGGTCATGCTTAGGTGTAATCCACCTTCTTTAGGTGATCGGCAACAAAGCACCACAGTATCAAAAAAAATCTTTACAGCTAAATGATTTTTATTGATAAATAGATAGGAATATCCTAAATTGATGTAATAGGATTTTCATTTTCAAAATGATCTTTAAATCCGGAGTGGTAAAATGAAAAAGATCGACCTGAAAAAAACATATAAACAGTTTTATCAACCTTCATCGAAGGCGATTGAAGATATTACTGTTCCTGCTTTTAATTTCCTCATGGTAAATGGGGTTGGAGACCCAAATACAGCTATTTCATTTCAAGAAGCCGTTGGTGCATTATATAGTTTATCTTATACAATAAAATTTTCTAACAAATCTGAATCACCCGATTTCGATTTTACCGTGATGCCATTGGAAGCCCTTTGGTGGTCAAAAAATATGGATGCTTTCACCGATGGAAAAAAGGATGAATGGGAATGGACATGTATGATACATCAACCTGATTTTATATCAGAAGCAGATGTTATATCAGCAAAAGAGTCTGTAATGAAAAAGAAAGATCTTTTTGCTGTCAATGATGTGCGTTTTGAGACATTTGAAGAAGGACGATCTGCTCAAATTTTATATATTGGCCCCTATGCTGATGAAGCATCCACAATAAAAAATATTCACCAATTTATTTCTGATGCAGATTGTGAACTATCAGGATATCATCATGAAATATATTTGAGTGATCCAAGAAGAACTGCACCAGAAAAATTAAAAACAATTATTCGTCAACCTATGAGATCCAAGGAATAGTCCTATGGAATTAAATGTAATGCAACCGGACCAACTCGATGACCTGATTCAGGGAATATCTTTGGCTGATTATCAGGTGATTGGTCCGATGGAAAGTAATGGCGCAATCGCCTATGAACCCATCGAATCAGCTGATGACCTTCCTAGGGGGATTATTGATCATCAAAGGCCTGGGAAGTATGCCTTGCAAAAGATACAATCAAGTCGATTTTTTGGATATACAGTATCTCCATTTTCATGGAAGAAATATTTATATCCACCCGTCCAAACTTTATTTAAAGCAGAAAGGAATGGACAGGGAATTCAACTAGAAACAGATAGTCATGATGTGAAATATGCTTTCATCGGCGTCAGAGCTTGTGAATTATCTGCAATAAAAATTCAGGATAAAATTTTCTTGGGTGGAGACTATGTCGATCTCCATTATAAAGAACGTAGAGAAAATGCTCTCATTGTTGCTGTTGAATGTTTTAATACATGCGAAACATGTTTTTGTGATTCAGTGGGCTCTGGTCCAGAGATCCCAAATGGGGCAGATATAGTATTGACCGAAATATTAGAAAGTGGAGAACACTACTTCTTAGTGCG
This is a stretch of genomic DNA from Candidatus Neomarinimicrobiota bacterium. It encodes these proteins:
- a CDS encoding GyrI-like domain-containing protein; its protein translation is MKKIDLKKTYKQFYQPSSKAIEDITVPAFNFLMVNGVGDPNTAISFQEAVGALYSLSYTIKFSNKSESPDFDFTVMPLEALWWSKNMDAFTDGKKDEWEWTCMIHQPDFISEADVISAKESVMKKKDLFAVNDVRFETFEEGRSAQILYIGPYADEASTIKNIHQFISDADCELSGYHHEIYLSDPRRTAPEKLKTIIRQPMRSKE
- a CDS encoding 4Fe-4S dicluster domain-containing protein; this translates as MELNVMQPDQLDDLIQGISLADYQVIGPMESNGAIAYEPIESADDLPRGIIDHQRPGKYALQKIQSSRFFGYTVSPFSWKKYLYPPVQTLFKAERNGQGIQLETDSHDVKYAFIGVRACELSAIKIQDKIFLGGDYVDLHYKERRENALIVAVECFNTCETCFCDSVGSGPEIPNGADIVLTEILESGEHYFLVRSETEAGQEILNQISLKDTENNHYLIKDAQLERVRAKLKRKVQTTGLKSKLLKNPDHPRWDEVAERCLACSNCTMVCPTCFCADVFDINDLDGNTKRERRWDSCFTSDFTYIHGGNIRHSVKSRYRQWLTHKFASWQDQFDSLGCVGCGRCITWCPPGIDITEELKALSIPPNQYKKGEINHV
- a CDS encoding MFS transporter — protein: MAKLRRILWGLISDKIGRKKSIILMTTFQGVIMLMVYHIFIMYTYEIGFIVGASIIGFNFGGNFALFPAITADYFGNKNIGSNYGWVFSAYGVAGIIGPFIAGYFKDSAQTLTAPSVWMIPFIIAGVACLAGTLVMLRCNPPSLGDRQQSTTVSKKIFTAK
- a CDS encoding helix-turn-helix domain-containing protein; this encodes MSAEQMIVETLGDLGFSANAAKTYITLLRNNPATGYEVSKRAGIPRSAIYTVLNHLESMNIINGVGESPRRFIPLPPSTLLEHFSQLTSDRLDTLKTALDSLELKEEAFDFWHITGYKDLILRARETINGSMETLFLGIWRKEYDKLVQEIRDAVDRGVDIIIFSFCDIPPELGSVISYGIDEDELLEIWNPKIILVSDQKVTIMGRAIDHPNNKAIWTNNEAITEIARNHIVLDLTLAGQRMEIDVNPTVQRMMRRADLHLDDLLSKA